A window of Maniola hyperantus chromosome 26, iAphHyp1.2, whole genome shotgun sequence contains these coding sequences:
- the LOC117994304 gene encoding zinc finger protein 271-like, which yields MRCCVPFCKTTAEVVSESEDITFYKFPREVHLRAAWLRALGKQDTLLPEPAVVCSQHFVNDDIYESESGSRLICTGAVPSPVLVCMICLDTGSKLVLMSKYKLEEAYEHLVGYPLCGQGKLKQTLCVQCAQRLVNFSTFRDKSFRARSLMMELLDRHEVITIRHVKLISRVKYQLQSDIVSAVSEPDYCDVYIAHSDADDVRTELDDEPAAAETELYPSSHVVCKSESSGDCDQALVAPSVLATNHGNEEHPTDTDDELDILSFEDNTNIFEYSRKSQDSVPKPKESLAKTSDNINLRTTRRNDVCKNITNSQHILGTQLGNYTDQIQYICDVCQKIFQRKSSLVTHIRAHTSANTFSCKLRERKVTQNSTSWSPRRTHTGNKPFVCKLCSYKCSQNGDLVRHMRTHTGEKPFVCKLCNYKCTVNSNLVKHMRTHPGEKPFVCKLCNYKCTENSRLVKHMRTHTGEKPFVCKLCNYKCTENSSLVSHMRTHTGEKPFVCKLCNYKCTVNSHLVRHMRTHTGEKPFVCKLCNYKCTENSSLVKHMRTHTGEKPFVCKLCNYKCTVNSHLVRHMRTHTGEKPFVCKLCNYKCTENSRLVKHMRTHTGEKPFVCKLCNYKFSRNSSLVKHMRLHTGEKPFVCKLCNYKCSRNSSLVKHMRLHTGEKPFVCKLCNYKCTVNSNLVKHMRTHIGEKPFKCKLCNYKCTVSSSLVSHMRTHTGEKPFVCELCNYKFTVNSHLVRHMRTHTGEKPFVCKLCNYKCTENSNLVKHMRTHTGEKPFVCKLCNYKCTENSRLVKHMRTHTGEKPFVCKLCNYKCTENSSLVKHMRTHTGEKPFVCKLCNYKCTENSNLVKHMRTHTGEKPFVCKLCNYKCTENSSLVSHMRTHTGEKPFVCKLCNYKCTVNSHLVKHMRTHTGEKPFVCKLCNYKFSRNSSLVKHMRTHTGEKPFVCKLCNYKFSRNSSLVKHMRLHTGEKPFVCKLCNYKCSHNGYLVSHMRTHTGEKPFKCKLCNYKCTVSSSLVSHMRTHTGEKPFVCELCNYKFTVNSHLVRHMRTHTGEKPFVCKLCKYKCSQNGHLVRHMRTHTGEKPFVCKLCNYKCTDNSSLVKHMRTHTG from the exons atgcGGTGCTGTGTGCCCTTCTGCAAAACCACTGCGGAGGTCGTCTCCGAATCCGAGGATATTACATTTTACAA GTTCCCCAGAGAAGTGCATCTTCGTGCTGCTTGGCTCAGAGCCCTCGGCAAACAAGACACTCTGCTGCCAGAGCCTGCTGTGGTTTGCTCGCAGCATTTTGTAAATGATGACATATATGAATCTGAAAGTGGTTCAAGGCTGATTTGTACTGGTGCTGTCCCCTCACCAGTGCTG GTCTGCATGATATGCCTGGACACTGGCAGCAAGCTGGTTCTGATGAGTAAATACAAGTTGGAAGAAGCATATGAACATTTAGTTGGATATCCT TTGTGTGGTCAAGGAAAGCTCAAACAAACGCTGTGTGTGCAATGTGCCCAGAGACTGGTGAACTTTAGCACATTCAGAGACAAGAGCTTTAGAGCGCGCTCCCTGATGATGGAGCTACTTGACAGACATGAAGTG ATAACAATACGACATGTCAAATTGATAAGCCGCGTAAAATACCAACTACAGTCTGACATTGTCTCGGCGGTGTCGGAGCCCGACTACTGCGATGTGTACATAGCACACTCCGACGCGGACGACGTACGGACAGAACTTGACGACGAGCCAGCCGCGGCCGAAACAGAGTTATATCCTTCCAGTCACGTAGTTTGCAAGTCGGAGTCGTCGGGAGACTGCGATCAAGCTTTGG TCGCTCCTTCGGTACTCGCGACCAATCACGGAAACGAAGAACATCCAACTGACACAGACGACGAGTTGGATATATTGTCTTTCGAAGACAATAcaaacatttttgaatattcaaggaAATCCCAGGACTCCGTACCAAAGCCGAAGGAATCGTTGGCAAAAACAAGTGATAATATCAATTTGCGAACAACGAGGCGAAATGATGTTTGTAAAAACATAACCAATTCCCAGCATATACTCGGTACACAGTTAGGAAACTATACTGACCAGATACAGTATATCTGTGACGTTTGCCAAAAGATATTTCAACGGAAAAGTTCCTTAGTTACCCACATTAGGGCGCACACTTCCGCAAACACTTTCTCATGTAAGTTAAGAGAGCGCAAAGTCACTCAAAATAGTACGTCATGGAGCCCCaggaggactcacactggcaataagccttttgtgtgtaagttgtgcagttataaatgttcacaaaatggtgatttagtgaggcacatgaggactcacactggcgaaaagccatttgtgtgtaagttgtgcaattataaatgtacagtaaacagtaatttagtgaagcacatgaggactcaccctggcgaaaagccttttgtgtgtaagttgtgcaattataaatgtacagaaaACAGTcgtttagtgaagcacatgaggactcacactggcgaaaagccttttgtgtgtaagttgtgcaattataaatgtacagaaaacagtagtttagtgagccacatgaggactcacactggcgaaaagccttttgtgtgtaagttgtgcaattataaatgtacagtaaacagtcatttagtgaggcacatgaggactcacactggcgaaaagccttttgtgtgtaagttgtgcaattataaatgtacagaaaacagtagtttagtgaagcacatgaggactcacactggcgaaaagccttttgtgtgtaagttgtgcaattataaatgtacagtaaacagtcatttagtgaggcacatgaggactcacactggcgaaaagccttttgtgtgtaagttgtgcaattataaatgtacagaaaACAGTcgtttagtgaagcacatgaggactcacactggcgaaaagccttttgtgtgtaagttgtgcaattataaattttcacgaaacagtagtttagtgaagcacatgaggcttcacactggcgaaaagccttttgtgtgtaagttgtgcaattataaatgttcacgaaacagtagtttagtgaagcacatgaggcttcacactggcgaaaagccttttgtgtgtaagttgtgcaattataaatgtacagtaaacagtaatttagtgaagcacatgaggactcacattggcgaaaagccttttaagtgcaagttgtgcaattataaatgtacagtaagcagtagtttagtgagtcacatgaggactcacactggcgaaaagccttttgtgtgtgagttgtgcaattataaatttacAGTAAATAGtcatttagtgaggcacatgaggactcacactggcgaaaagccttttgtgtgtaagttgtgcaattataaatgtacagaaaacagtaatttagtgaagcacatgaggactcacactggcgaaaagccttttgtatgtaagttgtgcaattataaatgtacagaaaACAGTcgtttagtgaagcacatgaggactcacactggcgaaaagccttttgtgtgtaagttgtgcaattataaatgtacagaaaacagtagtttagtgaagcacatgaggactcacactggcgaaaagccttttgtgtgtaagttgtgcaattataaatgtacagaaaacagtaatttagtgaagcacatgaggactcacactggcgaaaagccttttgtgtgtaagttgtgcaattataaatgtacagaaaacagtagtttagtgagccacatgaggactcacactggcgaaaagccttttgtgtgtaagttgtgcaattataaatgtacagtaaacagtcatttagtgaagcacatgaggactcacactggcgaaaagccttttgtgtgtaagttgtgcaattataaattttcacgaaacagtagtttagtgaagcacatgaggactcacactggcgaaaagccttttgtgtgtaagttgtgcaattataaattttcacgaaacagtagtttagtgaagcacatgaggcttcacactggcgaaaagccttttgtgtgtaagttgtgcaattataaatgttcaCACAATGGttatttagtgagtcacatgaggactcacactggtgaaaagccttttaagtgcaagttgtgcaattataaatgtacagtaagcagtagtttagtgagtcacatgaggactcacactggcgaaaagccttttgtgtgtgagttgtgcaattataaatttacAGTAAATAGtcatttagtgaggcacatgaggactcacactggcgaaaagccttttgtgtgtaagttgtgcaaatataaatgttcacaaaatggtcatttagtgaggcacatgaggactcacactggcgaaaagccttttgtctgtaagttgtgcaattataaatgtacagataacagtagtttagtgaagcacatgaggactcacactggctaA
- the LOC117994297 gene encoding zinc finger protein 271-like — MRCCVPFCKTTAEVVSESEDITFYKFPREVHLRAAWLRALGKQDTLLPEPAVVCSQHFVNDDIYESESGSRLICTGAVPSPVLVCMICLDTGSKLVLMSKYKLEEAYEHLVGHALCGQGKLKQTLCVQCAQRLVNFSTFRDKSLRARSLMMELLDRHEVITIRHVKLISRVKYQLQSDIVSAVSEPDYCDVYITHSDADVRTELDDEPAEAETELYPSSHVVCKSESSGDCDQALVAPSVLATNHGNEEHPTDTDDELDILSFEDNTNIFEYSRKSQDSVPKPKESLAKTSDNINLRTTRRNDVCKNKTNSRDILGTQLGNYTDQIQYICDVCQKIFQRKSSLVTHIRAHTSANTFSCKLRERKVTQNSTSWSPRRTHTGDKPFVCKLCSYKCSQNGDLVKHMRTHTGEKPFVCKSCNYKCSQNGDLVSHMRTHTGEKPFVCKLCNYKCTVNSNLVRHMRTHPGEMPFVCKLCNYKFSRNSSLVKHMRLHTGEKPFVCKLCNYKCSHNGYLVSHMRTHTGEKPFKCKLCNYKCTVSSSLVSHMRTHTGDKPFVCELCNYKFTVNSHLVRHMRTHTGEKPFVCKLCNYKCTENSSLVKHMRTHTGEKPFVCKLCNYKCTENSNLVKHMRTHTGEKPFVCKLCNYKCSQNGDLVSHMRTHTGEKPFVCKLCNYKCTVNSNLVRHMRTHTGEKPFVCKLCNYKFSRNSSLVKHMRLHTGEKPFVCKLCNYKCSHNGYLVSHMRTHTGEKPFKCKLCNYKCTVSSSLVSHMRTHTGDKPFVCELCNYKFTVNSHLVRHMRTHTGEKPFVCKLCSYKFSRNDSLVSHMRTHTA, encoded by the exons atgcGGTGCTGTGTGCCCTTCTGCAAAACCACTGCGGAGGTCGTCTCCGAATCCGAGGATATTACATTTTACAA GTTCCCCAGAGAAGTGCATCTTCGTGCTGCTTGGCTCAGAGCCCTCGGCAAACAAGACACTCTGCTGCCAGAGCCTGCTGTGGTCTGCTCGCAGCATTTTGTAAATGATGACATATATGAATCTGAAAGTGGCTCAAGGCTGATTTGTACTGGTGCTGTCCCCTCACCAGTGCTG GTCTGCATGATATGCCTGGACACTGGCAGCAAGCTGGTTCTGATGAGTAAATACAAGTTGGAAGAAGCATATGAACATTTAGTTGGACATGCT TTGTGTGGTCAAGGAAAGCTCAAACAAACGCTGTGTGTGCAATGTGCCCAGAGACTGGTGAACTTTAGCACATTCagagacaagagcttgagagcGCGCTCCCTGATGATGGAGCTACTTGACAGACATGAAGTG ATAACAATACGACATGTCAAATTGATAAGCCGCGTAAAATACCAACTACAGTCTGACATTGTCTCGGCGGTGTCGGAGCCCGACTACTGCGATGTGTACATAACACACTCCGACGCGGACGTACGGACAGAACTTGACGACGAGCCGGCCGAGGCCGAAACAGAGTTATATCCTTCCAGTCACGTAGTTTGCAAGTCGGAGTCGTCGGGAGACTGCGATCAAGCTTTGG TCGCTCCTTCGGTACTCGCGACCAATCACGGAAACGAAGAACATCCAACTGACACAGACGACGAGTTGGATATATTGTCTTTCGAAGACAATAcaaacatttttgaatattcaaggaAATCCCAGGACTCCGTACCAAAGCCGAAGGAATCGTTGGCAAAAACAAGTGATAATATCAATTTGCGAACAACGAGGCGAAATGATGTTTGTAAAAACAAAACCAATTCCCGGGATATACTCGGTACACAGTTAGGAAACTATACTGACCAGATACAGTATATCTGTGACGTTTGCCAAAAGATATTTCAACGGAAAAGTTCCTTAGTTACCCACATTAGGGCGCACACTTCCGCAAACACTTTCTCATGTAAGTTAAGAGAGCGCAAAGTCACTCAAAATAGTACGTCATGGAGCCCCaggagaactcacactggtgataagccttttgtgtgtaagttgtgtagttataaatgttcacaaaatggtgatttagtgaagcacatgaggactcacactggcgaaaagccttttgtgtgtaagtcgtgcaattataaatgttcacaaaatggtgatttagtgagtcacatgaggacacacactggcgaaaagccttttgtgtgtaagttgtgcaattataaatgtacagtaaacagtaatttagtgaggcacatgaggactcacccTGGCGAAatgccttttgtgtgtaagttgtgcaattataaattttcacgaaacagtagtttagtgaagcacatgaggcttcacactggcgaaaagccttttgtgtgtaagttgtgcaattataaatgttcaCACAATGGttatttagtgagtcacatgaggactcacactggtgaaaagccttttaagtgcaagttgtgcaattataaatgtacagtaagcagtagtttagtgagtcacatgaggactcacactggcgacaagccttttgtgtgtgagttgtgcaattataaatttacAGTAAATAGtcatttagtgaggcacatgaggactcacactggcgaaaagccttttgtctgtaagttgtgcaattataaatgtacagaaaacagtagtttagtgaagcacatgaggactcacactggcgaaaagccttttgtgtgtaagttgtgcaattataaatgtacagaaaacagtaatttagtgaagcacatgaggactcacactggcgaaaagccttttgtgtgtaagttgtgcaattataaatgttcacaaaatggtgatttagtgagtcacatgaggacacacactggcgaaaagccttttgtgtgtaagttgtgcaattataaatgtacagtaaacagtaatttagtgaggcacatgaggactcacactggcgaaaagccttttgtgtgtaagttgtgcaattataaattttcacgaaacagtagtttagtgaagcacatgaggcttcacactggcgaaaagccttttgtgtgtaagttgtgcaattataaatgttcaCACAATGGttatttagtgagtcacatgaggactcacactggtgaaaagccttttaagtgcaagttgtgcaattataaatgtacagtaagcagtagtttagtgagtcacatgaggactcacactggcgacaagccttttgtgtgtgagttgtgcaattataaatttacAGTAAATAGtcatttagtgaggcacatgaggactcacactggcgaaaagccttttgtgtgtaagttgtgcagttataaattttcacgaaatgatagtttagtgagtcacatgaggactcacactgccTAA